CCCGGCAGGTCTCCCGGCCGCCGCACCATCTCGGCCGCGCCCTGGCGCTGGCGGCCATCCGCGAGACCTACGAGGAGACCGGCCTGCTCCTCGGCACCACCGAGCACGGTGCTCCCGAGGACGTTCCGGCGGGCTGGGAGGGTTTCGCCCGGCACGGCGTGCTGCCGGATCTCGAGGCGCTCCACCTCGTCGCCCGCGCGATCACGCCGCCCAAGCGCGTGCGCCGCTTCGATACGCGCTTCTTCGCGATCGACCGCCGGATGGTGGCGGCCGAAGAGCCGGGGCGGATTAGCGCCGACGCCGAGTTCACGGAACTGGCCTGGGTCCGGCTCGACGCCGCGCGCAAGCTCGACCTGCCGTACATAACCCGCGCCATCCTGGACGACCTGGAGGCGCAGATCGCCGTTGATTTCGCGCCGTACCGGATGATTCCCTACCACTACGAACGCTACGGCCGCCGCGAGCGGGTGGCCTTGTGAGCCGCCCGGAGGAACGGGCACGGGACGCGCGGCGGGGGATCAGGTCGGAGGATGTGGCGGCGATCGCGGCGGCCGTGACCTGCGTCACCGTCGTCGGCATCGGGCTGAGCCTGTCGATCCCGCTCCTGTCGATCGAGATGGAGCGGCGCGGCGCGTCGAGCACGCTGATCGGCCTCAACACCGCGGTGGCGGGCATCGCCAGCATCTGCACGGTGCCGTTCGTGCCGCGGCTCGCGGCGCGGATCGGTGTCGCCCCGCTGCTCGGCCTGGCACTCGTCATCGGGGCGATCAGCCTCGCGCTGTTTCCGATCCTGCCGGGCATCGCCCTGTGGTTTCCTCTGCGCTTCGTCTTCTCGGCGACGCTGGGCGCGCTCTTCGTCCTCTCCGAGTACTGGATCAACGCCGCCGCCCCGCCGGAGCGCCGCGGCCTGGTGATGGGCATCTACGCCACCGTCCTGGCGGCGGGCTTCGCGGTCGGACCGCTCCTGCTGGCGCTCGTCGGCACCGAGGGGCTGGCGCCCTACGCGACCGGCGCCGTGCTGATGCTGGCCGGCGGCCTGCCGATCGTGCTGGCGCGCGGGCTGTCGCCGACGATCGAGCCGGGCTCCGGCCGCGGCATCCTCGGCTATGTCCGGCTTGCCCCCGGCGCGCTGGCGGCCGCCCTCGCCTACGGGGCGGTGGAGACCGGGATCTTCGCGATCCTGCCTCTCTACGGCCTGCGGCTGGGCTACGACGCGCAGGGCGCGGCGGGGCTCGTGAGCCTGATCGCGCTGGGCAACGTGCTGTTCCAGATCCCGTTCGGCTGGCTCGCCGACCGCCTCGACCGCGGCGCGGTGCTGCTCGGCGCGAGCCTCGCGGGCGCCGCGGGCTCGGCCCTGATCCCGCTCGCGGCCGGCAGCCCGATGGCGTTCGGTCTGTTACTCTTGGTCTGGGGCGGCATCGCCGGCACCCTCTACACGGTCGGCCTCGCGATGCTCGGCGACCGCACGCCGGCGAACGACCTCGCGGGCGCCAACGCGGCCTTCGTGGTGCTCTACAATGTCGGCCTGATGCTCGGGCCGCCGGTGATCGGCGGCGGTCTCGACCTCGTGCCGCCGCACGGCTTCGCGCTGGCGCTGCTCGCCCTGTTCCTGGCTTTCGCCGGATGGCTCGCCGCGGCGGACTTCAGGCGCGGGGTGAAACGGTAGACTCGTCCCGGGATCCGCCAAACCCGTCATTCCGGGACTGCGCAGCAGGGCCCGGAATCCAGATCCGCACCGGGTGCCCGGCTTATCGCCGTCGGCGGCTCTGGGTTCCGGGCTCGCCTTCGGCGCCCCGGAACGACGGAAGGGCCCCCCAAACCGCGTCGAAGCTGGCAAGACACGAACCAGCTTGGCCTACTGGCCGGCCGCCCCACTCTTGACCTGCCGGGCCCGATCGGGCATTCACCCGCCCGTATTCGGCCGGGCCCTCCCGGCCATTTGCGTTTCGCTCACGCGGAATGCCGCACCCTGCAGGAGCGCCGCGCCATGGCCAAGGCCGTCACCGTCAAGATCAAGCTCGTCTCCACCGCCGACACGGGCTACTTCTACGTCACCAAGAAGAACTCCCGGACGCAGACCGAGAAGCTGTCGATGCGCAAGTACGACCCGGTCGCGCGCAAGCACGTCGAGTTCAAGGAATCCAAGATCAAGTAAGAGCGCAGGCCGCGTTCCGGCCTCGCCCGTGCGAAGCCGCTCCGGAAACGGGGCGGCTTTTTTGTTGCGCTCTCGTCTTTGCGAACGGAGCGAAGCAAAGGCGGAGGCTTCGAGCGGGACGCCCCGGTCCCGGCCCGTCAGGCGGGTGTCGACGCCGCCAGATCGGGATCGAGCGTCCGCGCCAGCGACCGCGCGATGGCGACCAGAGCCGTCACCATCGGCGTCGAGGGCTCGCGCCGCGGGGCGACGAGGCCGATTGTGTGCTCCAGATCCGGGGCGGTGATCGGGATGGTGCGCACGCCCTCGATCGGCCCCAGGGCATCGACCAGGATCTCCGGCATGATCGAGGCCCAGCGCAGGGTGCGCACATGGGTCAGCAGCACGATCATCGAGTTCGATTCGAGGGTGGCGGCTGGGTCCGCGCCCGATTCCCGGATCTGCTGGTCGATGATCCGCCGGTTCTGCATGTTCGGCGTCAGCAGGCAGAGCGGCAGGCTGG
This window of the Methylobacterium tardum genome carries:
- the rpmG gene encoding 50S ribosomal protein L33, with the protein product MAKAVTVKIKLVSTADTGYFYVTKKNSRTQTEKLSMRKYDPVARKHVEFKESKIK
- a CDS encoding MFS transporter, whose translation is MAAIAAAVTCVTVVGIGLSLSIPLLSIEMERRGASSTLIGLNTAVAGIASICTVPFVPRLAARIGVAPLLGLALVIGAISLALFPILPGIALWFPLRFVFSATLGALFVLSEYWINAAAPPERRGLVMGIYATVLAAGFAVGPLLLALVGTEGLAPYATGAVLMLAGGLPIVLARGLSPTIEPGSGRGILGYVRLAPGALAAALAYGAVETGIFAILPLYGLRLGYDAQGAAGLVSLIALGNVLFQIPFGWLADRLDRGAVLLGASLAGAAGSALIPLAAGSPMAFGLLLLVWGGIAGTLYTVGLAMLGDRTPANDLAGANAAFVVLYNVGLMLGPPVIGGGLDLVPPHGFALALLALFLAFAGWLAAADFRRGVKR
- a CDS encoding NUDIX hydrolase is translated as MPLPQQEPQIATAPERKPAAARLRPRDAATLIVIDRRGKGGPKVLMGRRNPNLAFMPGKFVFPGGRIELGDRHMPVAGALPDYAEAALTRQVSRPPHHLGRALALAAIRETYEETGLLLGTTEHGAPEDVPAGWEGFARHGVLPDLEALHLVARAITPPKRVRRFDTRFFAIDRRMVAAEEPGRISADAEFTELAWVRLDAARKLDLPYITRAILDDLEAQIAVDFAPYRMIPYHYERYGRRERVAL